The bacterium genome includes a region encoding these proteins:
- a CDS encoding acyl-CoA dehydrogenase: MIEWSEQHLMIRDTVRRFVEDEIAPNLEELEHGDLPPYDILRKLYSTFGMDEMARARFDKQIEREKQGKAPRKSKDTPDDSARADQAAMSIIPIIELCRFCPGMVTALGVSTGLTAAAVNSKGTIEQKERWGKDLLTLEKIGAWAITEPGSGSDAFGGMKATARREGDEFVLNGSKTFITNGPYADTIVFICKLEEDGVDQRDRTILNFVLDKGMKGLEQTRPLRKMGMHSSPTGELFLNDLRCGMEHLLGGEKALKGKKGGGREGAKDTFSMERSGVAAMALGIVERCLELSVKYAKERVQWDRPIGEYQLIQDKLARMEVARMNLQNLVFRTIELASHGQGMSFAEASAMKLYAARAAVEVAMEAVQVFGGNGYMAEYQVEQLARDAKVLQIYAGTDEIQIRAIARELLSR, encoded by the coding sequence GCTTTGTCGAGGACGAAATCGCACCCAATCTCGAGGAACTCGAGCACGGCGATCTGCCGCCCTACGACATTCTGCGCAAGCTCTACTCCACCTTTGGCATGGATGAGATGGCTCGAGCTCGCTTCGACAAGCAGATCGAGAGGGAGAAGCAGGGCAAAGCGCCGCGGAAATCGAAAGACACGCCCGATGACAGCGCGCGTGCGGATCAGGCCGCGATGTCGATCATCCCGATCATCGAACTCTGCCGTTTCTGTCCGGGCATGGTCACTGCGCTCGGTGTTTCGACCGGCCTCACCGCGGCGGCGGTCAATTCCAAGGGCACGATCGAGCAGAAGGAGCGCTGGGGAAAGGATCTGCTCACGCTAGAGAAGATCGGTGCCTGGGCGATCACGGAGCCCGGGTCCGGATCGGATGCTTTTGGCGGAATGAAGGCAACGGCTCGCCGCGAAGGCGACGAATTCGTGCTCAACGGAAGCAAGACCTTCATCACTAACGGACCCTATGCCGACACGATCGTTTTCATCTGCAAGCTGGAAGAAGACGGCGTCGATCAACGCGATCGCACGATCCTGAACTTCGTTCTCGACAAGGGCATGAAGGGTCTGGAACAGACCCGGCCACTGCGCAAGATGGGCATGCACTCGTCCCCCACCGGGGAACTCTTCCTGAACGATCTGCGCTGTGGAATGGAGCACCTGCTCGGCGGCGAGAAGGCGCTCAAGGGAAAGAAGGGCGGAGGTCGCGAAGGGGCGAAGGATACCTTCTCGATGGAACGCTCCGGTGTTGCGGCGATGGCCCTGGGCATCGTGGAGCGTTGTCTGGAGCTTTCCGTGAAGTACGCCAAGGAACGCGTGCAATGGGATCGCCCGATCGGGGAGTATCAGCTGATCCAGGACAAGCTGGCGCGCATGGAAGTCGCGCGAATGAACCTGCAAAACCTGGTGTTTCGCACGATTGAGCTGGCTTCCCACGGCCAGGGCATGAGCTTCGCGGAAGCTTCAGCCATGAAACTCTACGCTGCGCGGGCTGCGGTCGAGGTGGCGATGGAAGCCGTCCAGGTCTTTGGCGGCAACGGCTATATGGCCGAATACCAGGTCGAACAACTCGCGCGCGACGCGAAGGTTCTCCAGATCTACGCGGGTACCGACGAGATCCAGATTCGCGCCATCGCCCGCGAACTGCTCAGCAGGTAA
- a CDS encoding enoyl-CoA hydratase/isomerase family protein — MSDSDDRPALLVERDGGVVSLLINDAPRNRMSLDYMDALELEVARVATDSSIRAVVFSAVGEDNFSVGMDLKQLPQGVQRKGSIEAVFDQRLRVLSAIENLEKPTIATLYGYCLGGGLELPLACHFRLAASEGARIGLPEMDLGSVPAWGGSARLTRCVGRDHALDMILRAKKISGPEALRIGLVNEVWPIAELKQRARALAHELAAMPPIAVAGVLRAVVGAGERSLVEGLAEERRAVMRTMGTKDQQEGMRAFLEKRRPKFTGE; from the coding sequence ATGTCCGATTCCGATGATCGCCCCGCTCTGCTTGTCGAACGCGACGGAGGAGTCGTCAGTCTCCTGATCAACGATGCACCGCGAAACCGTATGAGCCTCGACTACATGGACGCTCTCGAACTCGAGGTCGCGCGAGTCGCGACCGACTCCTCGATACGAGCCGTGGTGTTCTCCGCCGTCGGAGAAGACAACTTCTCGGTCGGCATGGACCTGAAACAACTGCCCCAGGGAGTCCAACGCAAGGGCAGCATCGAGGCGGTATTCGATCAACGCCTGCGCGTTCTTTCGGCGATCGAGAACCTCGAGAAACCCACGATCGCAACGCTCTACGGCTACTGCCTGGGCGGCGGACTCGAACTTCCCCTGGCCTGTCACTTCCGCCTCGCGGCCAGCGAAGGCGCCCGAATCGGATTGCCCGAAATGGACCTGGGTTCCGTACCCGCCTGGGGCGGCAGCGCCCGGCTCACGCGTTGCGTGGGGCGCGATCACGCACTGGACATGATTCTGCGCGCGAAGAAGATCTCGGGGCCGGAAGCCTTGCGCATCGGACTGGTGAACGAGGTCTGGCCGATCGCCGAACTCAAGCAACGCGCGCGCGCTCTGGCTCACGAACTTGCGGCAATGCCACCGATCGCTGTCGCGGGCGTTCTTCGCGCCGTCGTCGGGGCAGGTGAGCGCTCTCTCGTCGAAGGTCTGGCGGAAGAAAGGCGCGCCGTGATGCGCACCATGGGTACGAAGGATCAGCAGGAAGGCATGCGGGCTTTCCTGGAAAAGCGACGGCCCAAATTCACGGGTGAATGA
- a CDS encoding histidine phosphatase family protein yields the protein MNAARVMQVAGTPLSEKGVEQASRLGRRLVDFPIGRLVSSDLRRAEMTATGIAEATGLEVEFEPLLQERNFGDLRGTPYAELTSDPFAVDFVPPGGESFAEFDVRVDQAWQRILELTSSTDGDLAIVTHGLVCRSLLIRHLDFDGLEDPTAFHNTGLTVIGEGAPWRVSLFNCTTHLAELASDRYSAPV from the coding sequence ATGAACGCAGCGCGCGTCATGCAGGTGGCCGGGACGCCACTGTCCGAAAAAGGTGTGGAGCAAGCGTCGCGCCTGGGCCGGCGTCTGGTCGATTTCCCGATCGGCCGGCTCGTATCGAGCGATCTTCGACGCGCAGAGATGACGGCCACGGGAATCGCCGAAGCCACGGGACTCGAGGTGGAATTCGAACCGCTGCTACAGGAGCGGAACTTCGGAGATCTTCGCGGCACTCCGTACGCCGAGCTGACCAGTGATCCGTTCGCGGTCGATTTCGTTCCGCCAGGCGGCGAGTCCTTCGCGGAATTCGACGTCCGTGTGGATCAGGCGTGGCAGCGCATTCTAGAACTGACCAGCAGTACCGATGGCGACCTGGCGATTGTCACCCACGGGCTGGTCTGTCGGTCACTTCTGATCCGCCACCTGGATTTCGACGGTCTCGAGGATCCCACGGCGTTTCACAACACGGGCCTCACTGTGATCGGTGAGGGGGCTCCGTGGAGAGTCAGCCTGTTCAATTGCACGACTCATCTCGCCGAGCTCGCCTCCGATCGGTATTCTGCGCCCGTCTGA
- a CDS encoding heme NO-binding protein, which translates to MYGLVNQALEDLVVKTADDSVWQSVKRTAGISLPGFVSMENYEDAITFDLAAAAGYELGMTQQELLRAFGKHWITFSASQGYGALLRMVGKDISEFIANIDVLHARVSMSLPDMAPPSFRVSEESGGELIVRYYSERSGLTPMVIGALEGLCEMLGTPYAVEHVTMKGKDCDHEVFRMRPSGCAS; encoded by the coding sequence GTGTACGGACTGGTCAATCAAGCCCTTGAAGATCTGGTTGTCAAAACGGCAGATGATTCCGTTTGGCAATCGGTGAAGCGCACGGCGGGCATCAGCCTTCCGGGTTTCGTTTCAATGGAAAACTACGAAGACGCGATTACTTTCGATCTCGCGGCCGCCGCGGGCTACGAACTCGGGATGACTCAGCAGGAATTACTGCGCGCGTTTGGCAAGCACTGGATCACATTCTCTGCAAGCCAGGGCTATGGAGCTCTGTTGCGCATGGTCGGGAAGGACATTTCCGAGTTCATCGCCAATATCGATGTTCTGCACGCCCGCGTGAGCATGAGCTTGCCCGATATGGCACCCCCGTCATTTCGTGTCTCCGAGGAGTCCGGCGGAGAACTGATCGTGCGCTACTACTCCGAGCGTTCGGGATTGACGCCCATGGTCATCGGTGCGCTCGAGGGTCTGTGTGAGATGCTCGGTACTCCTTATGCGGTAGAGCATGTCACCATGAAGGGAAAGGATTGTGACCACGAAGTCTTTCGCATGCGGCCGTCAGGTTGCGCGTCTTGA
- a CDS encoding EAL domain-containing protein: MRPKPLGLDSEALSRCFPFHFAIDRSLKILQVGPSLVKVRSRFTPGADLADLLSIQSPKLELEFESLVAQPRSPFMLELRDPTLCLRGQFLEIEAGEVALFVGSPWAHSMTELADTGLILGDFAAHDSTIEHLFRLNTQNAAVADARRIQERFQTEAAERAHLERVGRALENDLDAAGDFHLHASRTGQILNLHATPTLRALSNSELAGKRQVGEVLPALGEMLDEIFEKLDENELPHPFELSVAQADRMLTLDCRAAATLSGGALIVGRDVSDRRELETRLAHSVLHDPLTGLPNRSLLADRLEHARSVCRSDRNSSLLGLLFIDLKEFKDINDAMGHAVGDQLLKAVARRLCENLRPNDTAARLDGDCFAVLLDEIAHPSQALEIAFRLREEISQSMKLSEIEAHLDCRIGIAVNDGQASVDKLFAQAGMAMHRTKSEGEDDVGLFEGSMQERASHRLEVKRDLARALEANEIVVFFQPIVAIDTLQLVGVEALVRWQHPERGLLGPWAFIDVAEESELIVPLGARVMELALEQTAAWHRLGGPVSKLKISVNLSPKQLLQDDVPATFQRCVERAEIDPQRVTLEITESHAVADLKATVAVLDRLRVLGARIAMDDFGTGFSSLSYLEQLPIDVLKVDKAFIDRLGSGKNAPLAEWVISLGQTLGMAVVAEGIEEADQLEILRERGCEFGQGYLFARPLPAAELTAQIVSAAGPMPVYTIKTEED; the protein is encoded by the coding sequence TTGAGACCGAAGCCGCTTGGACTCGACAGCGAAGCGCTCTCGCGGTGCTTTCCCTTTCACTTCGCGATTGATCGGAGCTTGAAGATTCTTCAGGTCGGCCCCTCCCTGGTGAAGGTCCGGTCTCGGTTCACTCCAGGTGCCGATCTGGCTGATCTTCTGTCGATCCAATCCCCGAAACTGGAACTGGAATTCGAGAGCCTGGTCGCGCAACCGCGTTCTCCGTTCATGCTTGAACTTCGCGATCCCACCCTCTGTCTCCGCGGGCAATTCCTGGAGATCGAAGCGGGAGAGGTGGCGCTCTTCGTCGGGTCTCCCTGGGCCCATTCCATGACCGAGCTGGCCGATACGGGTCTTATCCTGGGTGACTTTGCAGCTCACGACAGTACGATCGAGCACCTCTTTCGGCTGAACACACAGAATGCCGCCGTGGCTGACGCGAGGCGGATCCAGGAGAGATTCCAGACGGAAGCCGCCGAGCGTGCGCACCTCGAACGGGTAGGACGCGCGCTGGAAAACGATCTGGATGCTGCAGGTGACTTTCACCTACACGCTTCCCGCACCGGGCAGATCCTGAATTTGCATGCGACTCCCACACTCCGCGCGCTCTCAAATTCTGAACTGGCCGGGAAGCGACAGGTAGGTGAAGTGCTGCCTGCACTCGGCGAGATGCTCGACGAGATCTTCGAGAAGCTGGACGAGAACGAGCTACCCCATCCGTTTGAGCTCTCGGTCGCGCAAGCTGACCGGATGCTCACCCTCGACTGTCGCGCAGCCGCTACGTTGTCCGGAGGAGCTCTCATCGTCGGTCGCGACGTGAGCGATCGCCGCGAACTCGAAACCCGGCTTGCGCATAGCGTGCTACACGATCCGCTCACGGGGCTGCCCAATCGATCGCTGCTCGCAGATCGGCTCGAGCATGCTCGAAGTGTCTGTCGCAGTGACAGGAACTCATCACTTCTGGGTCTACTGTTCATCGATCTGAAAGAGTTCAAGGACATCAACGATGCCATGGGGCATGCGGTGGGAGATCAACTCCTGAAAGCCGTAGCGCGCAGGTTGTGCGAAAACCTTCGTCCCAATGATACGGCTGCCCGTCTAGACGGGGACTGTTTTGCCGTTCTCCTGGACGAGATCGCTCATCCGAGTCAGGCCCTGGAGATTGCATTTCGTCTGCGGGAAGAGATTTCTCAGTCGATGAAACTGAGCGAAATCGAAGCTCATCTCGACTGCAGAATCGGAATTGCGGTCAATGACGGTCAGGCCAGTGTCGACAAACTCTTTGCCCAGGCGGGCATGGCCATGCATCGGACAAAGTCCGAAGGCGAGGATGATGTCGGCCTGTTTGAAGGGAGCATGCAAGAGCGGGCGAGTCACAGACTGGAGGTCAAGCGCGATCTGGCTCGAGCGCTCGAGGCGAATGAGATCGTCGTATTCTTCCAGCCGATCGTCGCAATCGATACGCTGCAACTCGTAGGTGTGGAAGCTCTCGTACGCTGGCAGCATCCCGAACGAGGCCTGTTAGGTCCGTGGGCCTTCATCGATGTAGCCGAGGAGTCCGAACTGATTGTGCCTCTGGGTGCCCGCGTCATGGAACTCGCACTCGAACAGACGGCCGCCTGGCACCGACTGGGCGGACCGGTCAGCAAGTTGAAGATCTCTGTCAATCTCTCACCCAAGCAGCTTCTGCAAGACGATGTGCCCGCGACATTCCAGCGCTGCGTCGAACGCGCAGAAATCGATCCACAACGCGTGACGCTTGAAATTACGGAGAGTCACGCAGTCGCGGATCTGAAAGCAACGGTTGCAGTTCTCGATCGCTTGCGCGTATTGGGTGCCCGCATCGCGATGGATGACTTTGGTACGGGCTTCTCTTCGCTGAGCTATCTGGAACAGCTTCCGATTGATGTATTGAAAGTCGACAAGGCGTTCATCGACCGGCTCGGTTCCGGGAAGAATGCGCCTCTGGCGGAGTGGGTCATCTCCCTGGGCCAGACTCTCGGTATGGCCGTCGTTGCGGAGGGGATCGAAGAAGCGGACCAGTTGGAGATCCTTCGCGAACGCGGTTGCGAATTCGGTCAAGGCTATCTGTTCGCTCGTCCGCTCCCTGCGGCCGAACTGACCGCGCAGATCGTGTCCGCCGCAGGGCCGATGCCGGTCTACACCATCAAGACGGAAGAGGACTAG
- a CDS encoding lysophospholipid acyltransferase family protein — protein sequence MKIDDRLEYGGYLALSRLVRSVPRSTGKRIAAAAARRYFDQRGKRVRWALTNLRIAFPERSEAERETIGRESYANFGRNMVDFVHSEYWSDAEVEQNCRFVGMEHVEAALSRGKGAILLTQHLGAFEVGTQAASIALREHGSAVVGRPMANQRIYERLKRTRTRAGTQLIDRNKAGMQILRALRKNQGVGVLLDQYSRRSRGVFVPFFGVRCSTSAGIATLGLRAKAAIIPLYVLPDGPDRHRTTALPELEFELSGDRKRDIEHVTARCNECMEALIRQNPEQWMWGHRRFRHSPDIENVEALYK from the coding sequence GTGAAGATTGATGACCGCCTGGAGTACGGCGGCTACCTGGCGTTGTCTCGACTCGTGCGCTCGGTTCCTCGTTCGACGGGCAAGCGGATCGCAGCCGCGGCGGCTCGTCGCTATTTCGACCAGCGCGGTAAACGCGTGCGCTGGGCGCTCACGAATCTTCGCATCGCCTTTCCCGAACGCAGCGAAGCAGAGCGCGAGACGATCGGCCGGGAGAGTTACGCGAATTTCGGACGCAATATGGTCGACTTCGTTCACTCGGAATACTGGAGTGATGCCGAGGTCGAACAGAACTGCAGGTTTGTCGGCATGGAACACGTGGAAGCCGCTCTCTCTCGGGGCAAAGGGGCGATCCTCTTGACTCAGCACCTGGGCGCTTTCGAGGTCGGCACGCAAGCGGCGAGTATCGCGCTCCGCGAGCACGGATCCGCGGTCGTAGGTCGACCGATGGCAAACCAGCGCATCTACGAGCGCCTCAAACGCACCCGAACCCGCGCGGGAACCCAACTGATCGATCGCAACAAGGCGGGGATGCAGATCCTGCGCGCGCTGCGCAAGAACCAGGGCGTGGGCGTCCTCCTGGACCAGTATTCCCGTCGCTCGCGCGGTGTCTTCGTTCCCTTCTTTGGCGTGCGCTGTTCTACTTCGGCAGGCATCGCCACGCTCGGCCTGCGCGCCAAGGCGGCCATCATTCCGCTCTACGTGCTACCGGATGGCCCGGACCGACACAGAACCACGGCTCTACCCGAACTGGAGTTTGAGTTGAGCGGCGATCGCAAACGGGACATCGAACACGTGACGGCGCGTTGCAATGAATGCATGGAAGCGCTGATCCGCCAGAATCCGGAACAGTGGATGTGGGGACATCGTCGCTTCCGCCACAGTCCAGACATCGAAAACGTCGAGGCGCTCTACAAGTAA
- a CDS encoding nuclear transport factor 2 family protein, producing the protein MMEKTLELWHQAVRGQLAGGLDEILHEDVVFYSPIVFTPQKGREVTKLYLSAAGVTLGGGESSGSGSGGAFRYTKEVVLGNHAVLEFETEMDGKYVNGVDIITCNDDGKIVEFKVMIRPLQAINLVHQQMARMLEKLGKN; encoded by the coding sequence ATGATGGAAAAGACGCTGGAACTGTGGCATCAGGCCGTCCGCGGACAACTCGCGGGTGGGCTGGATGAGATTCTTCACGAAGACGTGGTGTTCTATTCGCCGATCGTCTTCACTCCCCAGAAGGGCCGTGAGGTCACGAAACTCTACCTGAGCGCCGCCGGTGTGACGCTTGGAGGCGGCGAGAGCAGTGGCTCCGGGTCCGGCGGTGCGTTTCGATACACCAAAGAGGTGGTTCTGGGCAACCACGCTGTGCTCGAGTTCGAAACCGAGATGGACGGCAAGTACGTCAACGGAGTCGACATCATTACGTGCAACGACGACGGCAAGATCGTCGAGTTCAAGGTCATGATCCGACCCCTGCAAGCCATCAATCTGGTGCATCAGCAGATGGCGCGAATGCTCGAAAAGCTCGGAAAGAACTGA
- a CDS encoding saccharopine dehydrogenase, with protein MTSVDRELDLIVWGASGFTGRLVAEYLLERYGASGDLRWALAGRNRAKIEAVRRELGEPAAKLEILLADGDDTPSLERLVNRTRVVCTTVGPYAMYGSKLLAACACAGTDYCDLAGEAHWMRRMLDAHLDEAAASGARIVHSCGFDCIPSDLGVFLMQREMRSRHDVPCARIKFRVKGFSGAASGGTIASMTNMMDEAESDPEVNRVMNDPYALNPKDRRSGPDGQERVMPAYDLDFAEWTAPFMMAAINTKIVRRSNALLDYAYGPEFRYDEAMLMGSGPIGLAKAAGISASMGAILAAASLGPLRRAFSSRLPAPGDGPTREQREAGYFDIRLLGEHPDTPAKNLRARVTGDRDPGYGSTARMLAESAVCLAKDPRTVGGGIWTPAAAMGDPLLERLQQNAGLSFTIEA; from the coding sequence GTGACATCAGTGGATCGCGAGCTCGATCTCATCGTCTGGGGAGCGAGCGGGTTCACAGGAAGGCTGGTCGCCGAATACCTTCTCGAGCGTTATGGCGCATCGGGAGACCTGCGCTGGGCGCTGGCCGGACGCAACCGCGCCAAGATCGAAGCCGTGCGCCGGGAGCTGGGTGAGCCGGCGGCGAAACTCGAGATCCTGCTGGCCGATGGCGACGATACTCCGAGCCTCGAAAGGCTGGTGAACAGAACCCGCGTCGTGTGCACGACGGTGGGGCCCTATGCGATGTACGGATCCAAGCTCCTGGCGGCCTGCGCGTGCGCGGGGACCGACTACTGCGACCTGGCGGGAGAAGCCCATTGGATGCGTCGAATGCTCGACGCGCACCTCGATGAGGCGGCCGCCAGCGGCGCGCGTATCGTTCACAGCTGCGGCTTCGATTGCATTCCCTCGGATCTGGGCGTGTTCTTGATGCAACGCGAGATGCGCAGTCGTCACGATGTGCCCTGTGCGCGCATCAAATTCCGCGTCAAGGGATTCAGCGGTGCGGCGAGCGGAGGCACGATCGCCAGCATGACGAATATGATGGATGAGGCCGAGAGCGATCCGGAAGTGAACCGCGTCATGAACGATCCGTACGCGCTCAACCCCAAGGACCGGCGTTCCGGTCCCGATGGGCAGGAGCGCGTGATGCCCGCATACGATCTGGATTTTGCGGAATGGACCGCCCCATTCATGATGGCCGCCATCAATACCAAGATCGTGCGTCGCTCCAACGCTTTGCTCGACTACGCCTACGGTCCGGAGTTTCGCTACGACGAGGCCATGCTCATGGGATCAGGCCCCATCGGCCTGGCGAAGGCAGCGGGAATTTCGGCAAGCATGGGCGCGATTCTGGCCGCTGCGTCTCTCGGTCCGCTGCGCCGTGCATTCTCTTCTCGTTTGCCCGCACCTGGCGATGGGCCGACGCGGGAGCAGCGCGAAGCGGGCTATTTCGACATTCGGTTGCTAGGCGAACACCCCGACACGCCTGCGAAAAATCTCCGCGCACGCGTCACGGGAGATCGAGACCCGGGCTACGGGTCTACGGCCAGGATGCTGGCTGAAAGTGCTGTGTGCCTGGCGAAGGATCCGCGCACCGTTGGTGGAGGAATCTGGACGCCGGCCGCGGCCATGGGCGATCCCTTGCTCGAGCGACTTCAGCAGAACGCGGGACTCAGCTTTACGATCGAGGCGTGA
- a CDS encoding PEP-CTERM sorting domain-containing protein (PEP-CTERM proteins occur, often in large numbers, in the proteomes of bacteria that also encode an exosortase, a predicted intramembrane cysteine proteinase. The presence of a PEP-CTERM domain at a protein's C-terminus predicts cleavage within the sorting domain, followed by covalent anchoring to some some component of the (usually Gram-negative) cell surface. Many PEP-CTERM proteins exhibit an unusual sequence composition that includes large numbers of potential glycosylation sites. Expression of one such protein has been shown restore the ability of a bacterium to form floc, a type of biofilm.), whose amino-acid sequence MSPAGGVCTAGSSAFTGTGAVVTLGQVTFSPDPGTVGMGTADVQLSLQVPLVQAGSGGGVSNVMFIGMTYEVTGQTVFANNAGGGYTNYIGLGTTAGTINGQYMQDANPAIAINNLPGQLTALNCLVDINGAGACGFTFGPTDFTLAVGSETYDFQHTFNVLVPEPATASLLGVGLLASIIAASRRRHSL is encoded by the coding sequence GTGAGTCCCGCTGGTGGTGTCTGCACCGCCGGCTCCAGTGCGTTCACGGGCACCGGTGCGGTCGTGACGCTGGGCCAGGTCACCTTCAGCCCTGATCCCGGCACTGTCGGTATGGGAACCGCCGACGTGCAACTCTCGCTACAGGTGCCGCTGGTACAAGCTGGTAGTGGCGGTGGAGTCTCCAATGTCATGTTCATCGGCATGACCTACGAGGTCACCGGCCAGACGGTTTTCGCAAACAACGCGGGCGGCGGTTACACGAATTACATCGGGCTGGGAACGACGGCAGGCACGATCAACGGTCAGTATATGCAGGACGCCAATCCCGCGATTGCGATCAACAACCTGCCGGGCCAGCTCACCGCGCTCAATTGTCTCGTCGATATCAACGGTGCGGGGGCCTGCGGATTCACTTTCGGACCGACTGACTTCACCTTGGCTGTTGGTTCCGAGACCTACGACTTCCAGCACACGTTCAACGTGCTCGTTCCTGAACCCGCCACTGCGAGCTTGCTCGGCGTGGGCCTGCTGGCATCGATCATCGCTGCCTCGCGGCGACGCCACAGCCTCTAG
- a CDS encoding nuclear transport factor 2 family protein — MEDIERLLIERECERLVTAYCHYVDHGEAARIAELFTEDGVWASPQVTMKGRAELEQGFQARQDNAARMSRHICHNFLCDVQDANRAEGVVYLTLYRHDGDPERAISPLEGPEMVGEYRDRFERTPEGWRIAERRTVVSFFRGAK, encoded by the coding sequence ATGGAAGATATCGAACGACTGCTGATCGAGCGTGAGTGCGAACGACTGGTGACCGCGTATTGCCATTACGTGGACCATGGCGAAGCCGCCCGAATCGCCGAGTTGTTCACCGAGGACGGTGTCTGGGCGAGTCCCCAGGTCACCATGAAAGGCCGCGCGGAACTGGAACAAGGTTTCCAGGCGCGACAGGACAATGCGGCGCGCATGTCGCGTCACATCTGTCACAATTTTCTGTGCGACGTCCAGGATGCGAACCGCGCCGAGGGTGTGGTCTACCTGACGTTGTACCGTCATGACGGCGATCCCGAACGCGCGATTTCTCCGCTCGAGGGGCCCGAGATGGTGGGTGAGTATCGCGATCGCTTCGAGCGAACCCCGGAAGGCTGGCGGATCGCCGAACGCCGTACCGTCGTCAGCTTCTTTCGAGGTGCGAAGTGA
- a CDS encoding SDR family oxidoreductase, translating to MSEIAQRHKGRRALVTGGGSGIGRAAALRLAAEGASVAVCDKRGETAKVVAAEIAAAGGKALGIECDVTVEHQVEDAVRQTVEAFGGIDSLFANAGTAGAGWIHETELADWEFVLRINLTGVFLAAKHVIPHLLEAGGGSVVTTASIAAHVIGAGGSAASYAASKGGVLQLTRQIAVDYGPQGIRANCLCPGAVKTGLGANVIEDREQQSTPLPEGGRLPRGMPRPPLARVSEPEEQAAVVAFLLSDEASFMTGSAVMVDGGYTAI from the coding sequence GTGAGCGAGATTGCACAACGCCACAAGGGGCGTCGGGCGCTGGTCACTGGAGGCGGAAGCGGTATCGGACGCGCTGCCGCTCTGCGCCTGGCCGCCGAGGGTGCCTCGGTCGCGGTGTGTGACAAACGGGGAGAGACCGCGAAGGTCGTCGCTGCGGAGATCGCTGCGGCCGGTGGCAAGGCGCTGGGCATCGAGTGCGATGTAACTGTCGAACATCAGGTCGAAGACGCCGTGCGGCAGACCGTCGAAGCCTTCGGGGGTATCGATTCGCTGTTTGCCAACGCCGGAACCGCCGGTGCGGGCTGGATTCACGAAACCGAACTGGCCGACTGGGAGTTCGTGCTGCGGATCAATCTTACGGGCGTGTTCCTGGCGGCGAAGCACGTGATTCCGCACTTGCTCGAAGCGGGTGGGGGAAGCGTCGTCACGACGGCTTCGATTGCGGCTCATGTGATTGGCGCCGGGGGATCAGCAGCCAGTTATGCCGCATCCAAGGGGGGAGTCCTGCAGCTTACCCGTCAGATTGCGGTGGACTACGGTCCGCAGGGGATTCGCGCCAATTGCCTTTGCCCGGGAGCCGTGAAGACCGGACTCGGAGCGAACGTGATCGAGGATCGCGAGCAACAGTCGACGCCGCTTCCCGAAGGCGGTCGTCTACCGCGCGGAATGCCGCGGCCGCCTCTGGCGCGAGTTTCGGAACCGGAAGAACAGGCCGCGGTGGTCGCCTTCCTGCTCTCGGATGAAGCTTCGTTCATGACGGGCAGTGCCGTGATGGTCGACGGCGGCTACACCGCGATCTGA